From Pseudomonas alcaligenes, a single genomic window includes:
- the tcdA gene encoding tRNA cyclic N6-threonylcarbamoyladenosine(37) synthase TcdA, with amino-acid sequence MTTDDPRFGGIARLYGAEGLQRLQAAHVAVVGIGGVGSWAAEALARSGVGEISLFDLDDVCITNTNRQVHAIEGAVGKAKVDEMAARIRAINPACTVHAVADFVTRETMAEYITEQLDAVIDCIDSVAAKAALIAWCKRRKIQIVTTGGAGGQVDPTQIQVADLNKTFNDPLIAKVRSTLRRDYNFSRTPGRTYSVTTVFSSEQLRYPKPDGSVCQTKAFVGEGVKLDCAGGFGAAMMITASFGMVAAARTVDKLVAGARRPAERRAAQG; translated from the coding sequence ATGACGACAGACGACCCGCGTTTCGGTGGCATAGCCCGGCTCTACGGAGCGGAGGGCCTGCAGCGTCTGCAGGCGGCCCATGTGGCGGTGGTCGGCATCGGCGGCGTGGGTTCCTGGGCGGCCGAGGCCCTGGCCCGCTCCGGGGTGGGCGAGATCTCCCTGTTCGACCTGGATGACGTCTGCATCACCAATACCAACCGCCAGGTGCACGCCATCGAGGGCGCGGTGGGCAAGGCCAAGGTCGACGAAATGGCGGCGCGCATCCGCGCCATCAACCCGGCCTGCACCGTGCATGCGGTGGCCGACTTCGTCACCCGCGAGACCATGGCCGAATACATCACCGAGCAGCTGGATGCGGTGATCGACTGCATCGACAGTGTGGCGGCCAAGGCCGCGCTGATCGCCTGGTGCAAGCGGCGCAAGATCCAGATCGTCACCACCGGCGGTGCCGGCGGACAGGTCGACCCGACGCAGATCCAGGTCGCCGACCTCAACAAGACCTTCAACGATCCGCTGATTGCCAAGGTGCGCAGCACCCTGCGCCGCGACTACAACTTCTCGCGTACACCGGGGCGTACCTACAGCGTGACCACGGTGTTTTCCAGCGAGCAGCTGCGCTACCCCAAACCGGATGGTTCGGTGTGCCAGACCAAGGCTTTCGTCGGCGAAGGGGTGAAGCTGGACTGCGCCGGCGGCTTCGGCGCGGCGATGATGATCACCGCCAGCTTCGGCATGGTCGCTGCGGCCAGGACGGTGGACAAGCTGGTGGCCGGCGCACGCCGCCCGGCCGAGCGGCGCGCCGCCCAGGGCTGA